ACCTCTTTTCTTGTTGAATTGGTTGGAAGAGCTGTATCTTCGAAATCGGTTACAATTGGCACATTTCCGAATAAATCTAAAAGATTGTAGTAGTAATAAGCTCTAAGTGCTTTTAATTCTGCATAAATTGGCTCTTTTGATTTATCACTAAGAGATGATTTATCGATTTGATAAATAATGGCATTGATCTTAGCAATTCCAGTATAATTGTAACGCCAAGCCGAAAGAATCATTCTGTTATCCGATTTCCAAGTATGCTTTTGCGCGTCTTGATATTGTCCGCCATCGTACCAGTTTGTACCTCTTGTTGGAATTGTTGCTTCATCTGAAACTACTTCATTCAAAAAGAAAACATACTCACAAGTTGGAAAATTATTTGAGATTGCATCAGAGAATCCTCTTAACGAAGAATAAGCTCCACCTACCAACGCATCAATCTCTTTGGTTGTATTTCCGAAATTTCCATCTTCTACCTGATCATACAACTGTTCGTTCAAATCAGTACAGGATACCGTAAAAAGCATGCTTAAAAGTATTGCTGCTGTTATTTTGATTTTCATTGTTAATATTTTATGGTTATCAATTCGCTTAGTTATTCAGCGTAAAATTTAATCCAACAGAAATTGTAGTTGGTCGAGGATAATTATTGTATCTGTCAATTCCAGGAGCTGCCAAACCAGTTTGATCCATTACTCCAGTCTGACCAATTCCGTCCTGAGCATTTAAACCAATCTCTGGATCTACACCTTTATAGCCTGTGATTACAAATAAGTTTTCGCCCATTACATACATTCTAAATTTCGATTTTTTGTATTTCAATGGTAAAGTATAACCAAAAGTCAATGTCTGAAGTCTGAAGAAAGAAGCATCTTCGATCCAGTAATCTGAATATTTTGGAGACGAAGTAATACCGCTGCTCAAGAAAGAATCTGGCACATTAAAAGCTGGCAATCTATTCGGATCGTTTAACATCATGTTTGTCGCATTTAATGCTTTTTGTCCAAACATTCCGTATCCAGAAAATCCAAGGTCAAAGTTTCCATACGTAAAATTCATCCCGATACCTAAAGTCAAATCTGGCTGAATATTTCCTAAATCTCTTTTATCAGCATCAACCAAAGCACTTTCAGCGACTACTTCATTTGCAGCGTTGTAGTACTGAATTTTCCCATCAGCATCTAAACCAGCATTTTTGAATCCCCAGAAAGTTCCAACTGGATATCCTTCTGCAATAATTTGAGAATATTGTCCAGACATACCTGCCAAACCATGAAGAGATCCGCTGTAGATCACGTCTGTTTTATACGTTGGGTTAGAAAGTTTTTCAATTTTCTGAACGTTATGTCCAAGTGTCAAATTAGCATTCCAGTTGAATTTATCCCCTTTAATGATATCTGCATTCAAAGTTAACTCTACCCCTTTGTTTGACATTTCGCCAACGTTAGCCAACATTGTTCCTACTAAATAAGGTGGCTGAGGCACTTCGTAAGTGTATAATAAATCTTTTGTTTTTTTAGAATAATATTCAAAAGATCCTGTGATTCTATTGAAAAGTCCGAAATCAAAACCAACATTAATTTGCTCTGTAGATTCCCATTTCAAATCAGGATTTGGATTTTGTTTTGGAGAATAAGCCAAACTCCAAGTTTTAGTAACTGGGTCGTAGTAACTGTCGCTTCCAACTCCTAAAATAGAAAGTGATTTATACTCTCCAATTCCATCTTGATTTCCTGTAACTCCATAACCAACTCTTAATTTTAAGTTGTCTAACCAACCTTTTGAAGATTCCATAAATTCTTCGTTAGAAATTCTCCAAGCTGCAGAAGCAGATGGGAAAGTTCCCCATTTATTGTTTTCTCCAAAACGGCTCGATCCATCACGTCTTACTGTCGCTGTCAATAAATATCTACCGTCGTAACCATAATTTGCACGAGCATAAAAAGAAACTAAGTTCGATTTTCCTTTGTATGAATACACGTCGGTTAAACGATAGTTATAACCCGCACCTAAATTATTATAACTAAAAGCATCTGTAACAAAACCACCTCTTTGTGCTCCAAAACCTTGATAAATATTTTCAAGATAAGAATATCCAGCCAAAGCGCTGATGTTATGTTTGTCTATGACTTTATTGTAATTTACATAAAGTTCTCCTTGTGCATTTGTATATTCTGCATAAGTTCTTTGTGCAAAACCGCCTTCTGTCTGTCCTTCCATAACCGCATAAGATGGTTTGTAAGTACCCGCTTTTACTGCATTGTGCTCTAGCGAAATATTTGCTGTAGCAGTAAAGTCATTCAAGAATTTTACATCTGTTTTAAAGTAACCTAAAAGTCTGTGTCTTTCATTATCAAAAGTTCTGTTGGTTAAAATCTCAACAGGATTCTGATACAGATTTCCTACTACTGCACTGAAATTTCCTTCTGAATCGTAAACCGGAATCGTTGGATTTAAGTTATAAGCTCTTTCAAAAATTCTGTAATCTATTGGGTGCCATTTGTCAATGTTGGCAAATAATCCCATATCAAATTTCACTTCTTTGTTGTCTCCAAGAAATTGGTAAGCGCTAACATTCCCGCTTAATCTTTCTAATCCAGATTTTTTAATTACTCCTTCATTATTTAAGTATGAAAGTGAAGTTCTAAAACCACTGTCTGCTTTACCAGAATTGATACTTAAGGTGTGCGATTGAGAAATCGAAGTCTGCTCGATTGCTTTTTGCCAGTTTGTATTTCCACCATAATCTACTGCATCTGCAATTTGATTCTGGCGCACATAGCCTCTCCACTGATTTGCTGAAAGAAGATCTAAGTTATTATTGACATACCCTATACCTGTTTGTCCGTTATAAACAACAGAAACACCTTTTGTTCCAGATTTTGTAGTAATCATAATTACTCCATTTGCTCCACGAGAACCGTAAATTGCTGTTGCCGAAGCATCTTTAAGAACATCAACCGATTTAATATCTGAAGGTTGAACTACGTTAATATCAACTCCCGCAATACCATCTACCACAATTAACGGACTGTTACTTGCTGTTAAAGAAGTTCCTCCACGAAGACGAATTGTAGAAGCTGCAGCTGGATCTCCAGAAGGACGAATAATGCTTAATCCTGCTACTTTTCCTTGTAAAACCTGCTCTGTAGAACCAATAGTTCCTTTTAGCAATTCGTCTGCTCCAACTGTAGAAATTGCTCCAGTTAAATCTGATTTTTTCACTTTTCCGTAACCTACAGAAACTACTTGTACTTCTGCCAAGGCATATCCGTCATTTTGCAGGCGCACTTCGTAATTAGAAGTATTGGCTGTAATCTGAACTTTTTGTGTTGTCGAGCCGATAAACGAAACTTCGATTGCACTTCCTACGGCTACATTCAGGCTAAATTTACCATCAAAATCTGTTGTAGTTCCGTTTTTAGTTCCTACTTCAATGATAGAAGCTCCTGGCAATACATTCCCTGTATTGTCATAAACAGTTCCTGATATCTTTTTCGTCTGCGCGAAAGAATTGGCAGTAAGAAAAAGCATAAAAATCATCAATACCGCTGCCTTAGCAGTCCACATTTGATGCAGGACGCTTTTTGTATTTTTACTATTCATTAGAATTGGTGTTTTAATTTAATAGTGATTATTTATCTAAAGTTTTTAGCGGAATGGTCGTATCCGAAATCGTTTTGTCTTTATTGTCTTTTACCAAAACATGGATCTCAGTTAAGCTCGGAACTCCATTAAGTTCTGAAACTAGATTGACAAAACCTTTAATCTCTGCAGTTCCTCCAGTAAACTCACCCGAAATTGTTTTTGTACCAGCTGTAATCGTGTAGATTAATTTGTTTACACCTGCCTCGTTATTTTTTCTTGACATTCCAAGAAAATCTTTTTGACTGATTTGTGATGGAAAGAAAGCAAAACTTGGCGGCGGTGGCGGAACAAATTCTCCTGCGTAAATAACCTGATCGCCAGAATTTGCTGTCCAATTCTCCGCTACCATCAGAAAATTTATCTTTTCCATTACAAAATCATCTGGAGCATCGAAATACTGCTTAGGAACAAAATCCATTTTATAAAAACCGTTACCTAGATCTTTCAATTTTGTTTTTTCGGCAATTTCTGGTTTTGCAGCTTCATACATTTGCTGAATGGCCCAGTCATTCAAACCACCATGCATATGTACACTTGGAGTGCCAGCAAATGCAGGATTAAGATTTGCATTAAAAACAATACTTACCGGTTTATCGATTAATGGTTTTGATGGATATGATCTAAATAATTCACCTGAAGTATAGAAAGATGAAAAATCAGTATAAGCCACATTAGCAACATCACTTTGTTTAGATCCGTTTTTGTTTTTCAAGCGAAACCAGAATCCATCGCTCTTCGCTATTTCTTCTGGAGTTTTAGAAAAATAAACAGTCGGAGTCAAAGTAAAACTCCAGATTCTGTTTCCTTCGTATTTCAGTTTTGCAAAATCTGATGAATTTTCCCAATGTCCAGCATCTGGTTCAGATGGAGACCAAATCCAGATGTATAAATCTTCTGTTTCAGCAAATGTCGATGCCGACATATCAAAATACCAAGTAACTTGTTCATCATATTTGTAAACAACAGGAAATGATGATATTGGCCCTACAGCTCCAGCAGCTTCTTGTGCCTGAATAAAATTAGGAGCCATCAACAAGGCAAGTAAAATTGTATATATAAACTTTTTCATATTACTTTTTAATTAATAGCATTTAATTTAAACACATAAGAAACGAAATCTACACCACCAGAAGAATGCGCCAATTGAATCTGCATTTCTTTGCTTTTACCTGGAACTGAAATCAATCTAAGTTCATCTGTTTTTTGCGTTTTCTGTGCGTCGCTGTACAGATAGATTTTCGTTCCAACACCAGTAGTCGATTGAAACGCTGAGCTAAGTGCCCAATACCCCTTAGGAGCAAATAAAGGAGGAACATCTCCCGTTACTTCATAACTTGTAGGATTATTTTTTTCGTCTACGTTAAATTTGATTTTAAAATCTTCGTAGTTAAAATAAGTACTCAAGTTTTCTTCGTTTGGTTCGATCTTATTTGCTTTCGCAACTTCATCAACCATTTTCAGATTTGTTAATCCCCAATTCCCATTTACTTTTTCATAAAGGGTAATCGGTTCTACGTAGCTTCCGTCATCTGTGTTATCGCATCCGATAGCAAATAAACACATCATAAAAGCTAGCCAATAAAGACTTTTACATTTCATAAATTTTTGGTTTTCGTTAGTTTGTTATCCCCTTCAAAAGGATACAGCGAAACTAGACCTTAAATAAATCCAAAAAAAAAAATCTGAAAAAAATCAAGATGAAATTCAAACACAAAAACAAATAAATAACTAATAATCAGTATTTTAACAATTTAATTAAACGTAAAAAATCAAGACGCTGTTTAGATAAAAATAAGTCGTTTTTATATGGTGAAAATGACAATATGTAAAATAAAAAGCATATTTTTTTCACTATGTATATATATAACCAGTTTTTATTGTATAATTGCAAATAAATTACCTGTTTTTAACACTTACAGCTTATTTTCACTCCGAAAATCATCTTTTAAAGCTATGTTATTAAACATTTTACAAGATTCTTGAAAAACAGGTTTAGCTTAATCTCAAACTTATTCTTAATTTTAAATCGAATTAACTCACTATATCTATCAACCCACTTTTCCCTAAACCAAAACCAAATCATGCGAAGAATATTGATGCTACTTTTCTTCTTAGGAGGTTTTTCTCTTACTGCGAAAGAGACGAATCCTTATTTAGAAGAATTAGATCAGGTTCTCTTGAAAAAAGAGATTTATCTAAAACAGAAATATCGAAAAATAGAAGCTTTAAAGAAAAATGTATCTAAATTTACGCTTAGTCAGAATAATGAAGAATTGTACAATTGTTATATGTCATTGTTTGATGAATACAAATCTTTTAAATATGACTCTGCCTATTACTATTTAGAGCAATCTAAAATCAAAGCCAAAATCCTAAAAGATCCGAAGTATTTATCTAAAAGCCGAATAAAAGAAGGTTTCGTACTTTTATCTTCTGGGCTTTTTAAAGAAGCTATTGACACGCTAAATGTTATTGACGATACTAAACTGGATCAAAGAAACAAATTTGAATATTATAACATCAAAGCCCGTGCTTACTATGACTTGGCCGATTATAACCGTGACCAGCGCTTTAATATTCATTATGTACAACAAGGAAATCATTTCTTAAAAAAAGCTCTAGAATTAATAGGAACCAATACGAATGAATATTGGGCTGCAGAAAGTTTAAAACGATTGAAACAACAAGACTGGCGAGGTGCCGAATTTGCCTTCAGTTATTGGATTAACAACTACAATCTGCCTCCTGATTATTATGGAATCGCCACTTCGAGTCTCGGATATATCTATTCTGAACG
The Flavobacterium humidisoli DNA segment above includes these coding regions:
- a CDS encoding SusC/RagA family TonB-linked outer membrane protein; this translates as MNSKNTKSVLHQMWTAKAAVLMIFMLFLTANSFAQTKKISGTVYDNTGNVLPGASIIEVGTKNGTTTDFDGKFSLNVAVGSAIEVSFIGSTTQKVQITANTSNYEVRLQNDGYALAEVQVVSVGYGKVKKSDLTGAISTVGADELLKGTIGSTEQVLQGKVAGLSIIRPSGDPAAASTIRLRGGTSLTASNSPLIVVDGIAGVDINVVQPSDIKSVDVLKDASATAIYGSRGANGVIMITTKSGTKGVSVVYNGQTGIGYVNNNLDLLSANQWRGYVRQNQIADAVDYGGNTNWQKAIEQTSISQSHTLSINSGKADSGFRTSLSYLNNEGVIKKSGLERLSGNVSAYQFLGDNKEVKFDMGLFANIDKWHPIDYRIFERAYNLNPTIPVYDSEGNFSAVVGNLYQNPVEILTNRTFDNERHRLLGYFKTDVKFLNDFTATANISLEHNAVKAGTYKPSYAVMEGQTEGGFAQRTYAEYTNAQGELYVNYNKVIDKHNISALAGYSYLENIYQGFGAQRGGFVTDAFSYNNLGAGYNYRLTDVYSYKGKSNLVSFYARANYGYDGRYLLTATVRRDGSSRFGENNKWGTFPSASAAWRISNEEFMESSKGWLDNLKLRVGYGVTGNQDGIGEYKSLSILGVGSDSYYDPVTKTWSLAYSPKQNPNPDLKWESTEQINVGFDFGLFNRITGSFEYYSKKTKDLLYTYEVPQPPYLVGTMLANVGEMSNKGVELTLNADIIKGDKFNWNANLTLGHNVQKIEKLSNPTYKTDVIYSGSLHGLAGMSGQYSQIIAEGYPVGTFWGFKNAGLDADGKIQYYNAANEVVAESALVDADKRDLGNIQPDLTLGIGMNFTYGNFDLGFSGYGMFGQKALNATNMMLNDPNRLPAFNVPDSFLSSGITSSPKYSDYWIEDASFFRLQTLTFGYTLPLKYKKSKFRMYVMGENLFVITGYKGVDPEIGLNAQDGIGQTGVMDQTGLAAPGIDRYNNYPRPTTISVGLNFTLNN
- a CDS encoding DUF5004 domain-containing protein, with protein sequence MKCKSLYWLAFMMCLFAIGCDNTDDGSYVEPITLYEKVNGNWGLTNLKMVDEVAKANKIEPNEENLSTYFNYEDFKIKFNVDEKNNPTSYEVTGDVPPLFAPKGYWALSSAFQSTTGVGTKIYLYSDAQKTQKTDELRLISVPGKSKEMQIQLAHSSGGVDFVSYVFKLNAIN